The Culex pipiens pallens isolate TS unplaced genomic scaffold, TS_CPP_V2 Cpp_Un0267, whole genome shotgun sequence DNA segment CCCAGCAGCCATCGTTGTCCCGCTGTCCCGTCGTACTCCCCGGAGCGATTCACTTGCTATGATGGTGTTGGCAATTTGCGGTTTTTTGCTGCTGCGGATTTCAATTCTGACCCTGCTGCCGATAATGATAACAGTGGATGATTTTGCTGATCCTGCTGTGCTGCTGGTTAGAATTCGAGTAGCTCTCCCATCCCTAGATGAAGAAATTGGGGAAACTGTTGGGAACTTCCGGCGGCGGGGCATCGAATGCTGCGCCGTCTGTTTGTTCGTATTCAGATCGAACCATCTAAAACAAagataaaattaatcaaaaatctcCCATCGTTCAAAAATTCCCTTCTTACTTGTCCCCCCGCCTATCCTCTGAtggtgctgttgctgctgctgttgcatcGTCGCCATCAACGAACTCTGCGAATGAAGCTGCTGCATCGCCGGACGTGGCACCAGATGCTGCAGCCTCGGCTTTCTCGGCATGCTTGGCATCATCCACACGCTCAGATCCAGCTGCAACCTCGCCTTCCTCTGCTCAAACCGGACCAAATCCCCCGAGTTGTTCAAAGCGTCGTACTCCAAATCATCCGGCGTACCGCCGATGTATCCGTTTCCCCAATCCTCCACTGGAAGATGCGTGTCGAAGCCAAAGAATTGTGGCCGCGACATCGAAATTGCGTCGCTGACATTTTTCCCCCCTGAAACTTAATCAAAACACAAACACTTGACAGTTGTGCGAACGAAAGCGACACGAGgcaaatcaatgttttcaaagcagGTGTGGAGCTGTCAAATATCCAATAACGCGAGgaatt contains these protein-coding regions:
- the LOC120432111 gene encoding uncharacterized protein LOC120432111 produces the protein MSRPQFFGFDTHLPVEDWGNGYIGGTPDDLEYDALNNSGDLVRFEQRKARLQLDLSVWMMPSMPRKPRLQHLVPRPAMQQLHSQSSLMATMQQQQQQHHQRIGGGTNGSI